From Candidatus Rubrimentiphilum sp., one genomic window encodes:
- a CDS encoding HAD family hydrolase has protein sequence MRELRAVLFDLDDTLHDDTLAFTSAADEVAHEIAAEHGVDALALKDAYIAEAEGFWKKLTAEQVHELLVSKLSSLRSRLWGSALRSVGLDDPVLAERSATNYNRYRAKYFALFPGALDLLKQLRAAGIKLGLVTNGVSETHREKIALLEVSDYFDAIFLADEVGMVKPDPRLFAHACEKLGVEPAAAAMVGDRYERDIAGAIEAGLYTVWMNLRGEPVPEGASPPDAMVGTIGEVGAVLCPPEEPGAR, from the coding sequence ATGCGTGAGCTGCGGGCCGTGCTCTTCGATCTTGACGACACGCTGCACGACGATACGCTCGCGTTCACGAGCGCGGCCGATGAGGTTGCGCACGAAATCGCGGCGGAGCACGGCGTCGATGCGCTGGCCCTCAAAGATGCGTATATCGCCGAAGCCGAAGGATTTTGGAAGAAGCTCACCGCCGAGCAAGTTCATGAGTTGCTGGTTAGCAAGTTGAGCTCGCTGCGCTCCCGGCTTTGGGGATCAGCGCTGCGTTCGGTCGGACTCGACGATCCTGTGCTCGCCGAGCGCAGCGCGACGAATTACAACCGCTACCGCGCGAAATACTTCGCGCTCTTTCCGGGCGCGCTCGATCTGCTCAAGCAACTCAGGGCGGCCGGAATCAAACTCGGTCTGGTTACCAACGGCGTCTCGGAGACGCACCGTGAGAAGATCGCCCTTCTTGAAGTCAGCGACTACTTCGATGCGATTTTCTTGGCGGACGAAGTCGGCATGGTGAAGCCTGATCCCCGGCTCTTTGCGCATGCCTGTGAAAAACTCGGGGTGGAGCCGGCTGCGGCCGCGATGGTGGGGGACCGCTACGAGCGCGATATCGCCGGCGCCATCGAGGCTGGACTCTACACCGTCTGGATGAATCTGCGGGGCGAACCGGTCCCCGAGGGCGCCTCCCCGCCCGACGCCATGGTGGGAACCATCGGCGAGGTGGGCGCCGTGCTGTGCCCTCCAGAGGAGCCAGGCGCCCGGTAG